The following are encoded in a window of Strix aluco isolate bStrAlu1 chromosome 15, bStrAlu1.hap1, whole genome shotgun sequence genomic DNA:
- the E4F1 gene encoding transcription factor E4F1 isoform X6: MEAAMATSAGPAGLTAAAAEEREGAAVAGSGPAAPPAAPAAFLSLPAPFSEEDEDDVHKCGRCQSEFTSLEEFVQHKLQKVCQRAPEALAAASAGLLNQEVQKQVVPSVEESITVAHIVVEASSIAEEISNASAIVGSGHIKEVIVAGDHVFENPNGHIDGEVSEEQGNPDDQEQDISTELIKVKLLVNKEGRYVCELCQKTFKTASILKAHMITHSSRKDYECKLCGTSFRTKGSLIRHHRRHTDERPYKCKKCGKSFRESGALTRHLKSLTPCTEKIRFNMNKEIVVNKDDLPTGSCSSNTDTVSSIASESIETSPVIHLVTDAKGNVLHEVHVQMQELPVVDAKSLDQDQPHPEELPCEGEVNSENLLRQAMRNSGIVIERVAVEEMQKPDEPAGAAAEELENEVVKAEEEPCGEQCIEVEQVESTDAERTNGYKSYICPHCNEAFSEATSLETHIKGHLDYKPFKCEECGKEFTKGYLLKKHQEVHVNERRFRCGECGKLYKTIAHVKGHRRVHSDERPYSCPKCGKRYKTKNAQQVHFRTHLEDKPYVCQYCSRGFREKGSLVRHIRHHTGEKPFKCYKCGRGFAEHGTLNRHLKTKGGCLLALKEVEEVMVSEESQSADNLAATVISEDPHTVLVEFSSVVADTQEYIIEGIIIFCLSRLLLKTWRPVKLLK, translated from the exons ATGGAGGCCGCGATGGCAAcgagcgcggggccggcggggcttACGGCAGCCGCGGCCGAGgagcgggagggggcggcggtggcgggctccggccccgccgcgccgcccgccgctcccgccgccttCCTCAGCCTCCCGGCGCCCTTCAGCGAGGAAG ATGAAGATGACGTGCATAAGTGCGGTCGCTGCCAGTCGGAGTTCACCTCCTTGGAAGAATTTGTGCAACACAAATTACAAAAGGTCTGCCAGCGAGCTCCAGAAGCTCTTGCTGCTGCATCAGCAGGTCTCCTCAACCAAGAAGTACAAAAG CAGGTCGTTCCTTCTGTCGAGGAGTCGATAACTGTTGCTCATATAGTTGTTGAAGCATCTTCAATAGCAGAGGAAATCAGCAACGCATCTGCTATAGTAG GTAGTGGGCACATCAAAGAAGTCATTGTTGCAGGAGACCACGTTTTTGAAAACCCAAACGGTCACATTGATGGGGAAGTTAGTGAAGAGCAAGGCAATCCTGATGATCAGGAGCAGGATATTTCCACAGAGCTGATAAAGGTTAAGCTGCTGGTTAACAAGGAAGGGCGATATGTATGTGAATTATGCCAGAAGACATTTAAAACA GCAAGCATCCTCAAAGCTCACATGATCACTCACAGCAGCAGAAAGGACTATGAATGTAAACTCTGTGGAACTTCCTTCAGGACAAAAGGGTCTCTGATTCGACACCATCGGCGTCACACTG ATGAAAGACCTTACAAATGCAAGAAATGTGGGAAAAGCTTCCGGGAATCGGGAGCTTTGACTCGGCACCTGAAATCTCTGACACCCTGCACTGAAAAAATTCGCTTCAACATGAACAAAGAAATAGTTGTCAATAAAGATGATTTGCCGACAG GATCCTGCAGTTCAAACACAGACACCGTTTCATCGATAGCGAGTGAATCCATCGAGACCTCCCCTGTCATTCATCTCGTGACAGATGCAAAAGGCAACGTTCTTCATGAAGTTCACGTCCAAATGCAGGAACTTCCTGTTGTAGATGCAAAATCCCTGGACCAAGAC CAGCCGCATCCTGAGGAGCTGCCTTGTGAGGGGGAAGTGAACAGTGAGAATCTGCTGAGGCAGGCCATGAGGAACTCAGGTATTGTGATAGAGAGAGTCGCTGTGGAGGAAATGCAGAAGCCAGATGAGCCTGCTGGAGCTGCCGCAGAAGAACTAGAAAATGAAGTGGTGAAAGCAGAGGAGGAGCCGTGTGGGGAACAGTGTATTGAAGTGGAACAAGTGGAGTCT ACGGATGCAGAAAGAACAAATGGGTACAAAAGTTACATCTGCCCTCACTGTAACGAAGCCTTCAGTGAAGCTACTTCCCTTGAAACACACATCAAAGGTCATTTAG ATTACAAGCCTTTTAAGTGTGAGGAGTGTGGCAAGGAGTTCACAAAGGGCTATCTGCTAAAAAAGCATCAAGAAGTGCACGTGAACGAACGGCGTTTCCGCTGCGGAGAGTGTGGCAAGCTCTACAAGACCATTGCACACGTGAAGGGGCATCGAAGAGTGCATTCTGATGAGCGGCCGTACTCCTGTCCCAAGTGTGGCAAGCGCTACAAGACAAAG AATGCCCAGCAAGTTCATTTCCGGACGCATTTAGAGGATAAGCCTTACGTCTGTCAGTACTGCAGCCGGGGCTTCCGGGAAAAGGGCTCCCTGGTCCGCCACATCCGCCATCACACCGGGGAAAAGCCTTTTAAGTGCTACAAGTGCGGGCGAGGCTTTGCAGAGCACGGCACTCTCAACAGGCACTTAAAAACCAAAG GTGGCTGCCTCCTTGCTTTGAAAGAGGTGGAAGAAGTGATGGTGTCTGAGGAAAGTCAGTCAGCTGACAACTTAGCTGCAACAGTCATTTCTGAAGATCCTCACACTGTTTTGGTTGAGTTTTCTTCAGTGGTGGCGGACACTCAGGAATACATCATTGAG
- the PGP gene encoding glycerol-3-phosphate phosphatase translates to MAGSGSRRCRRLEVEAARAVLGSADTLLFDCDGVLWRGEAAVGGAAAALGRLAAAGKRLCYVTNNSSRTRAAYTEKLQRLGFPPAEPRHVFGSAYCAARYLRQALPLGAAAYVLGSPALAAELEAVGVPHLGPGPAALPGPTPADWAQAPLDPAVRAVLVGFDEHFSYAKLCQALRYLLRGGPDCLLVGTNRDHRLPLEGGAAIPGTGCLVKAVETAAQREAFIVGKPNRYMFDCVVSEFGIDPARTIMVGDRLDTDILMGNTCGLTTLLTLTGVTTLDEVKGHQESDCPARQSLVPDFYVDSIADLLPALGD, encoded by the exons ATGGCGGGCAGCGGGTCGCGGCGGTGCCGGCGGCTGGAGGTCGAAGCGGCCCGCGCCGTGCTGGGCTCCGCCGACACGCTGCTCTTCGACTGCGACGGCGTGCTGTGGCGGGGCGAGGCGGCGgtgggcggcgcggcggcggcgctgggccggctggcggcggcgggcaAACGCCTCTGCTACGTGACTAACAACAGCAGCCGGACGCGTGCGGCCTACACTGAGAAGCTGCAGCGGTTGGGCTTCccgcccgccgagccccgccACGTCTTCGGCTCGGCCTACTGCGCCGCCCGCTACCTCCGCCAGGCCCTGCCGCTCGGCGCCGCCGCCTACGTGCTGGGCAGCCCCGCGCTCGCCGCCGAGCTGGAGGCCGTCGGCGTCCCGCACCtggggcccggccccgccgccctgcccggccccacgCCCGCCGACTGGGCCCAGGCGCCGCTCGACCCCGCCGTACGCGCCGTCCTCGTCGGTTTCGACGAGCACTTCAGCTACGCTAAGCTGTGCCAGGCCCTGCGCTACCTCCTGCGCGGCGGCCCCGACTGCCTCCTCGTCGGTACCAACCGCGACCACCGCCTCCCGCTCGAGGGCGGCGCCGCCATCCCCG GGACTGGCTGCCTGGTAAAAGCGGTGGAGACAGCAGCCCAGCGCGAGGCATTCATCGTAGGAAAGCCCAACCGGTACATGTTTGATTGCGTGGTGAGCGAATTCGGCATCGATCCCGCTCGTACCATCATGGTGGGAGATCGGCTGGACACAGACATCCTCATGGGCAACACTTGCGGCCTCACCACCCTGCTGACGCTCACCGGGGTCACCACGCTGGATGAAGTGAAGGGGCACCAGGAGAGCGACTGTCCTGCCAGGCAGAGCCTGGTTCCCGATTTCTACGTCGATAGCATAGCTGacctcctcccagctctgggGGATTAA
- the BRICD5 gene encoding BRICHOS domain-containing protein 5, which yields MRLTHSRSRRLPARRAGTKPPIVAHPPAAASVQGGSSRVSPSPEGRAEELLAGKPFGRVVTFRGRAFRFPRRTWSRGSCPVRALARGRAAGARSSTEGEDGGWERCRRCPPCSEYPWSPPLLSQSPLSTCSIPLPKGLSCCHSGRSRAAAAHLWKVSSSSPSSVGLQHLLLPRPQEERAGYRDVRSGTSALWDKSDVIPQLLRCFGAQNISTPSRSHGDLCHEREVRFLARKSSRQILTPVLSSPCLGSQGRRAAGHLPAPSRTFWIVLSVAVFFAVVGIGVVGVLSFSPSSAQAGSQLVRLTLQGQQDPLRNQTALVDKSRSTVTYYVTSQSNHSAVVLYDSRNGYVCYKPVEQRACYLRRMDHWDLQTLQTSLNTSEQRADELLRQNNQTKYYREFMGILAGEQVDPKSLGEAVQALCEQTSIFWVRRGEGPGKQRLIYLCIDICFPSNICVSICFYYLPE from the exons ATGAGACTTACCCACTCTCGCTCGCGGCGCCTGCCAGCTCGGAGGGCCGGCACAAAGCCCCCGATTGTCGCCCACCCGCCTGCTGCAGCCAGCGTGCAAG GTGGCAGCTCTAGGGTTTCACCCTCCCCGGAGGGCCGAGCcgaggagctcctggctgggaAGCCCTTTGGCCGCGTGGTTACGTTTCGCGGACGCGCGTTTAGGTTTCCCAGGCGCACCTGGAGCCGGGGATCATGTCCAGTGCGTGCGCTGGCCCGAGGCAGAGCGGCCGGAGCGAGGTCCTCGACTGAAGGGGAGGATGGAGGGTGGGAACGGTGCCGGCGCTGCCCCCCCTGCAGTGAGTATCCCTGGTCTCCCCCCTTGCTGTCACAGTCCCCGCTCTCCACTTGCTCGATTCCTCTTCCgaaggggctgagctgctgccacTCCGGTAGATCCCG CGCAGCAGCAGCCCATTTGTGGAAGGTTTCCAGCTCCAGCCCTTCCTCGGTGGGTTTGCAGCATTTGCTGCTTCCCCGCCCGCAGGAGGAAAGAGCTGGTTACCGGGATGTCAGATCTGGAACTTCAGCACTGTGGGATAAAAGCGACGTTATTCCACAGCTGCTGCGATGTTTTGGGGCTCAAAACATCTCAACCCCCAGCCGTTCACACGGTGATTTGTGTCATGAGCGGGAAGTGCGTTTTCTGGCAAGGAAAAGTAGCCGGCAGATTTTAACTCCTGTTCTTTCCTCCCCTTGCCTTGGCTCCCAGGGCAGGAGGGCCGCAGGACAcctcccagctccttccaggaCGTTCTGGATCGTCTTGTCCGTTGCCGTGTTTTTCGCAGTTGTTGGCATCGGCGTTGTGGGGGTTCTCAGcttctcccccagctctgcccag GCTGGCTCGCAGCTCGTCCGGCTAACGCTCCAGGGCCAGCAAGACCCGCTGAGGAATCAGACGGCCTTGGTGGACAAGTCCAGGAGCACTGTGACCTACTATGTAACCTCGCAGAGCAACCACAGCGCTGTGGTGCTGTATGACAGCAGGAAC GGCTACGTGTGCTACAAGCCCGTGGAGCAGCGCGCATGCTACCTGCGGAGGATGGACCACTGGGACCTGCAGACCCTGCAGACATCCCTCAACACATCTGAGCAGAGG GCCGATGAGCTGCTACGTCAGAATAACCAGACCAAGTACTACCGGGAGTTCATGGGCATTTTGGCAGGGGAACAGGTGGACCCCAAAAGCCTGGGGGAGGCTGTCCAGGCCCTGTGTGAGCAGACATCCATCTTCTGGGTCAGGAGAGGGGAGG GTCCGGGGAAGCAGCGGCTGATCTACCTTTGCATTGACATCTGCTTCCCAAGCAACATTTGTGTGTCTATCTGCTTCTATTACCTCCCCGAGTAA
- the MLST8 gene encoding target of rapamycin complex subunit LST8, which yields MNAAQGTVGSDPVILATAGYDHTVRFWQAHSGICTRTVQHQDSQVNALEITPDRSMIAAAGYQHIRMYDLNSNNPNPVINYDGVSKNITSVGFHEDGRWMYTGGEDCMARIWDLRSRNLQCQRIFQVNAPINCVCLHPNQAELIVGDQSGAIHIWDLKTDHNEQLIPEPEVSVNSVHIDPDASYMAAVNSSGNCYVWNLTGGIGEEVTQLIPKTKIPAHNRYALQCKFSPDSTLLATCSADQTCKIWRTSNFSLMTELSIKSNNPGETSRGWMWDCAFSGDSQYIVTASSDNLARLWCVETGEIKREYSGHQKAVVCLAFNDSVLG from the exons ATGAACGCCGCGCAGGGCACGGTGGGCAGCGACCCGGTGATCCTGGCCACGGCCGGTTACGACCACACGGTGCGGTTCTGGCAGGCGCACAGCGGTATTTGCACCCGCACCGTCCAGCACCAGGACTCC CAGGTGAACGCCCTGGAGATCACACCGGACCGCAGCATGATCGCAGCCGCAG GCTACCAGCACATCCGCATGTACGACCTCAACTCCAACAACCCCAACCCCGTCATTAACTACGACGGCGTGAGCAAGAACATCACCTCCGTGGGCTTCCACGAGGACGGGCGGTGGATGTACACGGGGGGGGAGGACTGCATGGCCAGGATCTGGGACCTGAG GTCTCGTAACCTCCAGTGTCAGCGGATTTTCCAGGTGAACGCTCCCATTAACTGTGTCTGCCTGCACCCCAACCAG GCTGAGCTAATTGTGGGCGATCAGAGCGGTGCTATTCACATCTGGGACCTGAAGACCGACCACAACGAGCAGCTGATTCCAGAGCCCGAAGTTTCGGTGAACTCGGTTCACATTGACCCCGATGCCAGTTACATGGCAGCTGTTAACAGCTCG GGAAATTGCTACGTGTGGAACCTGACGGGCGGCATCGGCGAGGAGGTGACGCAGCTGATCCCCAAGACCAAGATCCCTGCACACAACCGCTACGCCCTTCAGTGCAAGTTCAGCCCCGACTCCAC GCTCCTGGCTACATGTTCTGCCGATCAGACCTGTAAGATCTGGAGGACTTCAAACTTCTCTCTGATGACAGAGCTGAGCATTAAGAGCAATAACCCAGGGGAAACGTCTCGGGGCTGGATGTGGGACTGCGCCTTCTCTGGGGACTCTCAGTATATAGTCACAG CCTCCTCTGATAACCTGGCCAGACTTTGGTGCGTGGAGACGGGAGAGATCAAGAGGGAGTACAGTGGCCATCAGAAAGCAGTCGTCTGCCTGGCTTTCAACGACAGCGTGCTGGGATAA
- the LOC141930437 gene encoding hexosaminidase D-like, which yields MAFQRSHRLNLLRLVVLLLVALAGIKFLFRDSFTLELHKHVSKDSEFWGDAGDTGQDTGPQSQALEVPAAKITAPRQEAGPQVPKDVSATEMRLVHLDLKGAAPRVSYLEQVFPLLSQLGANGILIEYEDMFPFKGELEILRSPYAYSEEDVERIQQLAELHKLEVVPLVQTFGHVEFILKHEKYQHLREVERFPNSFNPHVPDTLALLKSILSQVMEKHRRSTWIHIGADEVFHLGEGMDSKNWMSRNKGDTGTMYLKHIKEVLGFIAAQYWGLRALMWDDMLRKISAGALRESGIAKHVSPVVWFYAPDFEAEQIGSFLAKYAESGFEAVWFASAFKGTTGPAQSWPPLSYHLKNHLSWLKVMQALPRLAPLRCQGIVLTGWQRYDHYSVLCELLPVGIPSLAVCLQTLVNGGFTEETKRKVLDTLGFQSMQLEQSTCEGRGAFPGVEIYHMVEQVNGHLKESILKALEEESAIKGWFSPYHRKRQFGNPRNLESFGSKVLKLHEDWESFIHDLRAHLERVYFPDTVEEWLEENINPYLDQLRDLVRDYRAIIRLNARPKVM from the exons ATGGCCTTCCAGCGGAGCCACAGGCTGAACCTGCTGCGCCTCGTCGTGCTGCTGCTCGTGGCCTTGGCTGGCATCAAGTTCCTCTTTCGTGACAG CTTTACCCTGGAGCTGCACAAGCACGTCAGCAAGGACAGCGAGTTCTGGGGGGACGCAGGTGACACCGGCCAGGACACCGGTCCCCAGAGCCAGGCTCTGGAGGTCCCTGCGGCAAAGATAACGGCCCCGAGGCAAGAGGCTGGGCCGCAGGTCCCCAAGGATGTCAGTGCCACCGAGATGAGGTTGGTCCACCTGGACCTCAAGGGAGCTGCGCCCAGGGTCTCCTACCTGGAGCAG GTGTTCCCCCTCCTGTCCCAGCTGGGAGCCAACGGCATCCTCATTGAGTACGAGGACATGTTCCCCTTCAAGGGGGAGCTGGAAATCCTCAGGTCCCCGTACGCTTACAG tGAGGAGGATGTCGAGCGGATCCAGCAGCTGGCGGAGCTCCACAAGCTGGAGGTGGTTCCCCTGGTGCAGACCTTTGGGCACGTGGAG TTCATCCTCAAGCACGAGAAGTACCAGCACCTGCGGGAGGTCGAGCGCTTCCCCAACAGCTTCAACCCCCACGTCCCCGACACCCTGGCCCTGCTCAAGAGCATCTTGTCGCAGGTGATGGAGAAGCACAGGCGCTCCACCTGGATCCACATCGGCGCGGATGAG GTCTTCCATCTCGGGGAGGGGATGGACTCCAAGAACTGGATGAGCCGCAACAAGGGTGACACGGGGACCATGTACCTGAAGCACATCAAGGAGGTGCTGGGCTTCATCGCCGCACAGTACTGGGGGCTGCGGGCGCTCATGTGGGACGACATGCTGAGGAAAATCAGCGCGGGAGCCCTGCGGG AGTCTGGGATAGCAAAGCACGTCTCGCCCGTGGTGTGGTTCTATGCACCCGACTTCGAGGCTGAGCAGATCG GGTCGTTCCTCGCCAAGTACGCAGAGAGCGGCTTCGAGGCGGTGTGGTTTGCCAGTGCCTTCAAGGGCACGACGGGACCGGCGCAGAGCTGGCCCCCCCTGAGCTACCACCTGAAAAACCACCTGAGCTGGCTGAAGGTGATGCAGGCGCTGCCGCGGCTGGCCCCTCTGCGCTGCCAGGGCATCGTCCTCACCGGCTGGCAGAG GTACGATCACTACTCGGTGCTCTGCGAGCTGCTGCCTGTCGGCATCCCCTCGCTGGCTGTCTGCCTCCAGACCCTGGTGAACG GGGGTTTCACGGAAGAGACGAAGAGGAAGGTCCTGGACACGCTGGGTTTCCAGAGcatgcagctggagcagagcacgTG cgAGGGCAGGGGAGCCTTCCCCGGCGTGGAGATCTACCACATGGTCGAGCAGGTCAATGGCCACCTGAAGGAGAGCATCCTTAaggcgctggaggaggagag cgcCATCAAGGGCTGGTTCAGCCCCTATCACCGCAAGCGCCAGTTCGGCAACCCCCGCAACCTGGAGAGCTTCGGCAGCAAGGTGCTGAA GCTCCATGAAGACTGGGAGAGCTTCATCCACGACCTGCGTGCCCACCTGGAGAGGGTCTACTTCCCTGACACggtggaggagtggctggaggagAACATCAACCCCTACTTGGACCAGCTGCGGGACCTGGTACGGGACTACCGGGCCATCATCCGCCTCAACGCCAGGCCCAAGGTGATGTAG